From the genome of Ananas comosus cultivar F153 linkage group 16, ASM154086v1, whole genome shotgun sequence, one region includes:
- the LOC109722043 gene encoding autophagy-related protein 101-like: MNCETCQLKELSLELLEVRDVLRCVLHTILFHRALGLVRPKDVDCDLFEITYVQCGDAELEKKIDEKVEQFVCWVEKHPNKKSQVCLSFYELKYKQPTWFSSKTERHYWEQWIISFHVTNPKIHGKSKATTIPGENALEETSMRRANLESSLREVLFQIIMFANEKKDHIPLITNSEVVSFPYEITIPSSSDSSFGWRTEVIKRVLQTGHPSLLN; this comes from the exons TCTCTGGAGCTGTTGGAGGTTCGAGATGTGTTGCGCT GCGTTTTGCATACCATCCTATTTCATAGAGCTTTGGGTCTTGTTCGGCCAAAGGATGTCGACTGTGACCTCTTTGAGATCACTTAT GTGCAGTGTGGAGATGctgaattagaaaaaaaaattgatgaaaaggTCGAGCAGTTTGTTTGTTGGGTAGAGAAGCATCCAAACAAGAAAAGCCAG GTATGCTTGTCTTTCTATGAGCTCAAATACAAGCAACCAACTTGGTTCAGTAGCAAGACTGAACGCCACTACTGGGAGCAAtggattattagttttcacgtAACAAATCCTAAAATACATGGAAAATCTAAAGCAACAACCATTCCTGGAG AAAATGCATTGGAGGAAACGAGTATGAGACGTGCTAATTTGGAGTCATCACTCCGCGAAGTCCTGTTCCAAATCATAATGTTTGCAAATGAGAAGAAAGACCATATACCTTTAATAACAAACTCGGAAGTCGTATCATTTCCGTATGAGATTACAATCCCAAG TTCATCCGACTCCTCTTTCGGTTGGCGCACTGAAGTCATTAAGAGGGTACTTCAAACTGGGCATCCTTCCTTGCTCAACTGA